AGCCGTAGTTAAAGGGTTAAATAACAGTAGTGACAAACGCTAcgtcattaaataaataagacacatattgcaaaattctgactaaatagaaaataaatttttgagttTGTCTCACTTACTATAGTGTGTAATAAGGAACaaagttatttctttttatcatatttatctaCGTTTTTATTTCGCTTCTTTTCTCGATACGAAGATGAAAATGACGGATACGATAAAGGCACTTTTAAAACCTGATGTACACAACGTCAGTGCATTTTCAtctatacaataaatttacatacataaaaacTCATAAGAGAAacttagaaataatttcaatcaatGAATTTATAACATAGTGACATTATccgataattttaaaaattgcagaGAAACTTTTAAAcgaattttttcataattccATAACTAGTATTCATTTGTTAGATGCAAATATTCAAACTCACTTacggtttttttattatagagatGCAATATTACTTTTGCGTCATTAccgtaattattgttaaacacTTCATGGAATATAACTAACGCTTCTGCATTAGAGAACAACATCGGTTTTACAAATGCATGTATGTTATCACGATGTTACTTactataaaaagattaaaaacgtttaaataaaacattaagcgcttttatattacataacaaaaactaataaacgttCAAAAATGAAGCACAGCCACTATGCATGTTacaaagtattaaataaacgcATGCTAAAATTGTTTCGAGTTGTTTGATGTTGTAGAGTTCGGAAATCTAAAtgatctttaattaaattaaataagaactGAATAGAACGTACCGTTGTCTATGTAACTATACAATCTTCATTTCTTCAATCTTTTCAATTGGTGTTTAACGCCATTAATGTCTATGATTCGCGGCATAAAAATCGAAGATGTggttatttatgtatatagtgTTTCGtcggataaaaaatatattcccgTGAAGAcgtgtattataatataacataaactTACATCGAAAATATACATCACTCTTTAGAATATACACGCGATATATGTTGTATAAAAATCTAGTTTCCAAGATTcacatactacgtttacgcgagcgttacttctgtagtaacttacgataatttcttcgcgtaaacgggattttgtagtaacttacaataatatacTCTGCGTaaactacagaagtaacgctcgcgtaaacgtagtaactaATAACATAAGACACTTCTTCAAATAATGTtagattaaaagaaaaaaaaacgcctaTGTACACGCGCAAACAACTTAGTCCAGTTTATCAGAGACCAATGGAAATCTGACTATTCTCAATTGCCGACCGTAGTCGCAAACGACGCTGTCTCCCAACGCCAACATTTGCTTCACGAAAATGCAGCTGTCTTTATGACCCAATCTTACTTCTCGCACTGGCTCGCCCGTTCTTACGTCCCAGACTACTAATGATCCCTGAAACATTAACGGTCAGATCgagatttatttttgtgtatcgataaatatttaagagaatcagttttatatatgtgtatatagtatatataccTGATTACTAGTTATGAGAAGATGATGCGTCAACatcactaattgtaagctaTAAGCTACTTTGTGTGCCGGCAAAGTATGTAATAAGTGTCCTTGAAAGCGTTCCCAGACACACAATTTTTCATCTGTTCCGATGCTTATCACATAGGACACTGAACATGTGATAGCGGCTACAGCACCATCGTGGGCTTGAATACTATACATGCATGCTCCTGTaagaatattacataaaagcaTTAGATTAGGAGacataacaattataataaattaccaaatatatttgttgaaaTGGGAGGAGCGGAGATGTTTACCTGTCAAAAGATCCCACACACACAATAATCCATCTTGAGACCCACTACCGGATGTCATGGGACTTATTCTATCAATAAAGAGGCACGATATCGGACCGCTATGTCCGTGAAGCGTATACAGAGGCAGCTGATCTTCTAGcctagataatataaaaatagtaaatacatgaacaatttttagaaaaagcaAACTGGAGTATATtagactatatatacatatatacctgTATACTTTCAAAGTATGATCCTGGCTGCCTGTTAATACACGCCCGCCTTCGCTATCTAAAACAGTGATCGCTTGTTGATGCGCTCTATAAGAGCCAATTTTCATGCAGCGCAGGTCTTCCTCTGTTTGCATGGTGTTATTTATATCCATGGGCGAACCAGCGCTTCCCGTTCGCACATGCGCTAAAATAGGAGgtcaattaaatgtaaatatattttaataaagaaataaccttgttatttatatacaatataacatagaaataaattcattatcATAATAGATTCATGAGCcattatcttatattatttacttcttCTGTAAGATGTAAAGCCCCAATCAATCTGCTGGCCTTCGCTGTAACTCTCAAGTTGCAAAAAGTCGACAGCTCCATTCAATTTAGCTGCCACTACTCTGCTACCGATGAGTTTAACTGCGGAGATTCCAAGTCCCGATCCATCATCGAAGAGACACTgagtaaagaagaaaaaaaattattaaatgaataaattaatttacgtttaataatacattcaCTCAGATTATTTGTGTCTCACCTTGAATCTACCGGTCGTACCCTCCCAAAATTCGAGACTGCCATTAGCGCATCCCACTACTATGAGATTTTCCTGATAATCCATGCACCAAATCGCCGATATGATGTGCGACGATTGTATTGTGCGATCGGTATTTATGGAGGACGTGCTGCCAACTAAATTGTTTGACCTTCCGGGAAGAAAGCTCATTTGTTCCCTGGTTTTAGATTTTTGCATCTCCTCGATCGACTTATTGTGTTCCTCGAATAAGACTTTATATCGGTCCCCGAAGTCGAAGCCTTGATCATAATTCTTTTGCGAAGgtgtatattttatggttgAGAATTTGATGTTGATCGCCGGTTTCAGATCGGGAAGATCGTAAGCACTGCCTAAGCTTCGACGTAATAGCTTCTGCTTGTTGTCGCTACCGAGCTCATTGATTTGATAATCGTAATCCAACATGGTCCCTATAGACCGTCTTTTGTGGTTGTTGTTATTGTTGCTATTAACCCTTCGCATATTGTAAGCGGGAGATAGCTTTCCCTGATACATCGCCGAGGCCGGTGAATAAAATCCCATCGACTGTGCCGCCTCCATTTCCCCCCTGGAAGGTGGCGAGCCGCTTTCGTAATCCGACATCAACTCGTCGGCATCCGGTGACATTTGACTCAACGTTTTCTGCGGACCGCTGAAGAATTGTCGTCTATCGATATGCGCCAATTGCTCGCCGGACGTCGAATCCCATATCCTGATGTGTCCCGCTAAACACGTGCTAGCCACGGTGTTACCGTCCGTCGCGATACATTCCACTTCCTGAGTATGACCTTCCAAAACCAGCGGTACCGCCTCCAGCACTAACTGAGTTACGGAGTCGTGCGTCTTTTCTTGTTGGTGCCAGCTGGCTCGCCACTCCGCGTAATTTCTCGTGCAGATACAACGGTACAGTACGACCATCGTATAAGCGACTACGATCACGCTAATAAGACACAGCAGAGCCGCCAGAAATATCTCCATCGGACTCGACGGTACAAAAGGCGCATCCGTATTAAATACGCGCCCTTCCGATCTCGACGGAACttccatatctaaaaaataaaagggagCGTAAAAAGGTTGAAAATTCGATAACCAACTTTTCGTAACGTTCAACTGAAAGAGCCAAACCTGAAAAATCTAGAGGATCGAGCGCGGCGGTAGCGAGACTCTGCCACTGGAAGTGTTGTATGTCATTTGGGTTACTAATTTGTTTTGCTAATTGCGGGCTCACTGCGTGCGATAACTTTATCGTCGGTAATATAGTCACTCGACCACCGGCAATCGACACATTGTACATTGAGAGAATCGAAGACCAATGATACAATGATAAGCTATTCCAAGGCGGGAAATCCGTAGGTCTTAACTTGTTTAATTCCTCTGTTGCGTTATTAGTTAGAGcctaaaaagatatatatttttttaaatatatgggctataaaaaaaaatacgagaacGTTTTGTCCATTGGAGATGAAAAAGTCACCTGTTCATTTAAATTAACCGGGGCTATGGTTGCGGGCGATATGGACATAGGTGTTGCCGTATTTAGCTCAACATAGTTTAATGACTGAGGCTTGTCCACCGTATATCCGTCAATGTCAGTTTCTGGCTTCAGCGTCTCGCTAAGGTGTATTATGTGCTCGATGATACCAGAATCGTTAATGGTCATGCTGATCCACACGACCATCCCTACCATAAATGCGCGCTGGAAAATTCGCGTCCGCGCCCAGAAATGCACCAGTCTTAAACGCTTGGGGATTTTTGCCAGGGTGTGAGTATTCTGCGTATTCGGAGCGATAACGTTCGTCGGGCCGGTAGACAGACCGTTCAATCTCGGATGAGACTTGG
The Temnothorax longispinosus isolate EJ_2023e chromosome 7, Tlon_JGU_v1, whole genome shotgun sequence DNA segment above includes these coding regions:
- the Scap gene encoding sterol regulatory element-binding protein cleavage-activating protein — translated: MSRSLPDRVAGVYYAHGLFCSSHPIAVLSLAISVLLLCCYPLVNLPMPGNAPKTLINNTVLPANGTETSVLYVQQVVLRIGVMPWNEDLTLMDAFRGPLYEVFNLLEIIRNYQHPETLKTLGQVCLHIEAVKKRNGKKAEVLPEYNCLVLSPANLWQQSIELFAQDTNLINTIFSYQNFQRGKISLAEVMFGMNLKETGVKRYPARVRQRILQYAVTIYLKKYDQEFIKGLQHRLRTYYPLHQNADNGTDVDARGEILNIFYPGEFNYSEFFPLMMTSLALFFYEYFQVRKIELVKSKIGIAFSASVTVMGSLSMTVGECFFFGLTLNMSAKEVFPYLVIIFGLENVQVLTKSVVSTPAQLDVKIRVAQALSKEGWSITKNLLTEVTILTIGLFTFVPAIQEFCIFAIVGLLNDFFLQMVFFSTILAIDIRRTELSNENSKFHLSHIQTSRRQQFTTTITNRKPHIFRSKSHPRLNGLSTGPTNVIAPNTQNTHTLAKIPKRLRLVHFWARTRIFQRAFMVGMVVWISMTINDSGIIEHIIHLSETLKPETDIDGYTVDKPQSLNYVELNTATPMSISPATIAPVNLNEQALTNNATEELNKLRPTDFPPWNSLSLYHWSSILSMYNVSIAGGRVTILPTIKLSHAVSPQLAKQISNPNDIQHFQWQSLATAALDPLDFSDMEVPSRSEGRVFNTDAPFVPSSPMEIFLAALLCLISVIVVAYTMVVLYRCICTRNYAEWRASWHQQEKTHDSVTQLVLEAVPLVLEGHTQEVECIATDGNTVASTCLAGHIRIWDSTSGEQLAHIDRRQFFSGPQKTLSQMSPDADELMSDYESGSPPSRGEMEAAQSMGFYSPASAMYQGKLSPAYNMRRVNSNNNNNHKRRSIGTMLDYDYQINELGSDNKQKLLRRSLGSAYDLPDLKPAINIKFSTIKYTPSQKNYDQGFDFGDRYKVLFEEHNKSIEEMQKSKTREQMSFLPGRSNNLVGSTSSINTDRTIQSSHIISAIWCMDYQENLIVVGCANGSLEFWEGTTGRFKCLFDDGSGLGISAVKLIGSRVVAAKLNGAVDFLQLESYSEGQQIDWGFTSYRRTHVRTGSAGSPMDINNTMQTEEDLRCMKIGSYRAHQQAITVLDSEGGRVLTGSQDHTLKVYRLEDQLPLYTLHGHSGPISCLFIDRISPMTSGSGSQDGLLCVWDLLTGACMYSIQAHDGAVAAITCSVSYVISIGTDEKLCVWERFQGHLLHTLPAHKVAYSLQLVMLTHHLLITSNQGSLVVWDVRTGEPVREVRLGHKDSCIFVKQMLALGDSVVCDYGRQLRIVRFPLVSDKLD